Proteins encoded together in one Lathyrus oleraceus cultivar Zhongwan6 chromosome 5, CAAS_Psat_ZW6_1.0, whole genome shotgun sequence window:
- the LOC127082519 gene encoding uncharacterized protein LOC127082519, with product MAEDYQTTNNVMESNLTNMLLKDLNELLNLHGNKIEDCDLPSLPPNKIDIDAIPSIIQEELMVNIPNEDIQYVTKLNNDQMIAFKTIMNVIVQKHSGVFFVDGPGGTVATLLPGDKTVHSRFKIPIDIQPSSIYGIQKKKYLANIIRVVASIIWDEAPMTNKNCLEALDRSLQDICSNNAPFGGKVLFMGGDFRQVLLVVRKGTKAQMISACIIQSHLWNHTKILSLRQNM from the exons ATGGCAGAGGATTATCAAACAACTAACAATGTTATGGAATCAAACTTGACTAATATGTTGTTGAAGGACTTGAATGAACTCTTAAACTTGCACGGTAACAAAATTGAAGATTGTGATCTCCCATCTTTGCCCCCGAATAAAATAGACATAGATGCAATTCCAAGTATCATACAGGAGGAGTTAATGGTCAATATCCCCAATGAAGATATTCAATATGTTACTAAGTTAAATAATGATCAAATGATTGCATTCAAAACCATTATGAATGTAATTGTTCAAAAACACAGTGGAGTATTTTTTGTTGATGGTCCAGGAGGAACAG TTGCAACATTGTTACCCGGTGATAAGACTGTACACTCTCGATTTAAGATACCTATTGATATACAACCGAGTTCCATTTATGGTATTCAAAAGAAAAAATATCTTGCAAATATCATTAGAGTTGTTGCCTCAATAATTTGGGATGAAGCACCAATGACAAACAAAAATTGTTTGGAAGCCTTAGATAGATCATTACAAGATATTTGTAGCAACAATGCTCCATTTGGTGGAAAAGTTCTATTCATGGGGGGAGATTTTCGTCAAGTTCTTCTTGTTGTAAGAAAAGGTACTAAGGCACAAATGATTTCAGCATGTATTATTCAGTCTCATTTATGGAATCATACCAAGATTTTGAGTTTGCGTCAAAATATGTGA
- the LOC127082520 gene encoding uncharacterized protein LOC127082520 has translation MENFLRSRELWSLVEDCISAMSIETTRASEVQNKLVEEAKLKDLKVKSFLFQSIDREILETILDKDTSKAIWESMKKKYQGSTKVKRAQLQAMRREFELLATKEGEKIDIFLGRTLTVVNKMKVNGESMEQSTIVSKILRSLTSRFNYVVCSIEESNDLSTMSIDELHGILLVHEQRLNGCVQEELALKVYQDEKPSRGRGRGMF, from the coding sequence ATGGAGAATTTTCTGAGAAGCAGAGAATTGTGGAGTCTGGTGGAAGATTGCATTTCGGCGATGTCGATCGAAACAACACGGGCGAGTGAGGTGCAAAATAAATTGGTAGAAGAGGCGAAGTTGAAGGATTTAAAGGTCAAGAGTTTCTTGTTCCAGTCCATTGACAGAGAGATTCTGGAAACTATTCTTGACAAAGATACCTCTAAGGCTATCTGGGAATCCATGAAAAAGAAGTATCAAGGCTCTACAAAGGTGAAAAGGGCGCAATTGCAAGCTATGAGAAGGGAGTTCGAATTGCTAGCCACGAAAGAAGGAGAGAAGATCGACATTTTCCTAGGAAGAACCTTGACGGTGGTTAACAAGATGAAGGTGAATGGTGAATCAATGGAGCAGAGCACAATCGTGAGCAAAATTCTCAGATCGCTAACCTCGAGATTCAACTATGTGGTGTGTTCAATTGAGGAATCGAATGATCTGAGCACGATGAGTATCGATGAATTACATGGCATCCTACTTGTCCATGAGCAGCGATTGAATGGATGTGTGCAAGAAGAGCTGGCACTAAAAGTGTATCAAGATGAAAAACCTAGTAGAGGAAGAGGTCGCGGAATGTTCTGA